Proteins encoded together in one Prosthecobacter debontii window:
- a CDS encoding CvpA family protein: MHDLAFSLPDFSGIIESVKRAFSGSSMTTGGLIVVAFLAGLAFARGIVKQILTMASLGAAVLAGLYVFQHRAQIFGAYGANMSTDTLLIMSGAAALLTFFIVRAVINLVAGFGLLAFLANITGWKAGLLSLLPSGVIVWLSTLVLRLVGSVYGLENASVQQSGKGSTSDFGAWVQQLAQKVDRTSVGQWVEKLDPYDLKATANLARLLILWPDGRVWQQIAAKSPSMAQALNHPELGKLGRDPKVRQAIERQDFAGLMQLPQVVEVANNPDLEPFLKGLALEQAMDNIVYQQRR, encoded by the coding sequence ATGCATGACCTTGCCTTTAGCCTGCCGGACTTCAGTGGCATCATCGAATCTGTCAAACGCGCCTTCTCAGGCAGCAGCATGACGACAGGGGGCTTGATCGTGGTCGCCTTCTTAGCGGGGTTGGCCTTCGCACGTGGCATTGTGAAGCAGATTCTGACCATGGCCAGCCTCGGGGCCGCCGTGCTGGCCGGGCTTTACGTCTTCCAGCATCGGGCCCAGATCTTTGGCGCCTATGGGGCCAATATGAGCACGGATACGCTGCTCATCATGTCAGGCGCCGCCGCTCTGCTGACTTTCTTCATCGTCCGCGCTGTGATCAATCTGGTCGCAGGCTTTGGCCTGCTAGCCTTCCTGGCCAACATCACAGGCTGGAAGGCGGGACTGCTGAGCCTACTTCCTTCGGGGGTCATCGTCTGGCTGAGCACTCTAGTGTTGCGCCTCGTCGGTAGCGTTTACGGGTTGGAGAATGCCTCCGTCCAGCAGAGTGGAAAAGGCAGCACCAGTGACTTCGGAGCCTGGGTGCAGCAACTCGCGCAGAAGGTGGACCGCACCTCCGTTGGACAGTGGGTGGAAAAGCTGGACCCCTATGATCTCAAGGCCACGGCGAACCTCGCACGCCTACTCATTCTCTGGCCCGATGGCCGTGTCTGGCAGCAAATCGCAGCGAAGAGCCCCTCCATGGCCCAGGCCCTCAATCACCCTGAACTGGGCAAACTGGGCCGTGACCCGAAAGTGCGCCAAGCCATCGAGCGGCAAGACTTCGCCGGACTCATGCAGCTTCCCCAAGTCGTTGAAGTGGCCAACAATCCAGACCTTGAGCCATTCCTCAAAGGCTTGGCGCTGGAGCAAGCGATGGACAACATCGTGTATCAACAAAGGCGGTAA